The Prunus persica cultivar Lovell chromosome G8, Prunus_persica_NCBIv2, whole genome shotgun sequence genome includes a region encoding these proteins:
- the LOC109950886 gene encoding uncharacterized protein LOC109950886 encodes MSDVRPPNEHVSYPGDQPWHVPFPSPPRTPNHDPTSSGSEADTHDPLDKISAVKHHLQYMSKATDWWESKCDIHGQVMGNLANKLNKAYAGEVKQALKAKSRSKELESLKLKLEDTKKNALETFTQSEEYNHEMVECFNNGFEMFRDYASVISPDHNWSEIDVAGVWQVLNMGSDGMAHHSLVHAARRKDKDKDLLMDL; translated from the coding sequence ATGTCAGATGTACGCCCTCCTAACGAGCATGTGAGTTACCCGGGGGACCAGCCCTGGCATGTGCCATTCCCATCTCCACCTCGGACTCCCAATCATGATCCCACTTCATCTGGAAGTGAGGCTGACACTCATGATCCGCTTGACAAAATCTCTGCCGTCAAGCACCACCTCCAATATATGTCAAAGGCAACGGATTGGTGGGAGAGTAAGTGCGATATTCATGGCCAAGTTATGGGAAACTTGGCCAACAAGTTGAACAAAGCATACGCTGGAGAGGTGAAGCAAGCTCTTAAAGCAAAAAGTCGGAGCAAAGAGTTAGAGTccttgaagttgaaattggaagacacaaagaaaaatgccCTCGAAACATTCACACAATCTGAAGAATATAACCATGAAATGGTTGAATGTTTCAACAACGGCTTCGAAATGTTCCGAGATTATGCTTCGGTCATCTCACCAGACCACAATTGGAGTGAAATTGATGTAGCTGGTGTCTGGCAGGTACTGAATATGGGTTCTGATGGAATGGCTCATCATAGCCTCGTGCATGCAGCGAgaagaaaggacaaagacaagGATCTTTTGATGGACCTGTAG